One Streptomyces drozdowiczii DNA segment encodes these proteins:
- a CDS encoding RNA polymerase-binding protein RbpA, whose translation MSERALRGTRLVVTSYETDRGIDLAPRQAVEYACQNGHRFEMPFSVEAEIPPEWECKACGAQALLVDGDGPEEKKGKPARTHWDMLMERRTREELEEVLAERLAVLRSGAMNIAVHPRDSRKSA comes from the coding sequence ATGAGTGAGCGAGCTCTCCGCGGCACGCGACTCGTGGTTACCAGCTACGAGACGGACCGCGGCATCGATCTGGCCCCGCGCCAGGCGGTGGAGTACGCATGCCAGAACGGACATCGATTCGAGATGCCGTTCTCGGTAGAGGCGGAAATTCCGCCGGAGTGGGAGTGCAAGGCGTGTGGCGCCCAGGCACTCCTGGTGGACGGGGACGGCCCCGAGGAGAAGAAGGGCAAGCCCGCGCGTACGCACTGGGACATGCTCATGGAGCGGCGCACGCGCGAGGAGCTGGAGGAGGTGCTGGCCGAGCGGCTGGCCGTCCTGCGCTCCGGGGCGATGAACATTGCCGTGCATCCTCGGGACAGCAGGAAGTCTGCGTGA
- a CDS encoding Lrp/AsnC family transcriptional regulator has product MEELDRHIVELLVKDGRMSYTDLGKATGLSTSAVHQRVRRLEQRGVIRGYAAVVDPEAVGLPLTAFISVKPFDPSAPDDIAERLAGVPELEACHSVAGDENYILKVRVATPLELENLLTRIRSLAGVSTRTTVVLSTPYEARPPQI; this is encoded by the coding sequence ATGGAGGAGCTGGACCGTCACATCGTGGAGTTGCTCGTCAAGGACGGGCGGATGAGCTACACCGACCTGGGCAAGGCCACCGGCCTGTCCACCTCGGCGGTTCATCAGCGCGTCCGCAGGCTGGAGCAGCGCGGGGTGATCCGCGGCTACGCCGCGGTCGTGGACCCGGAGGCGGTCGGCCTGCCGCTGACCGCGTTCATCTCGGTCAAGCCGTTCGACCCCAGCGCCCCGGACGACATCGCCGAACGGCTCGCCGGCGTCCCCGAGCTGGAGGCGTGCCACAGCGTCGCCGGAGACGAGAACTACATCCTCAAGGTCCGCGTGGCCACCCCGCTGGAGCTGGAGAACCTGCTCACCCGCATCCGCTCCCTCGCGGGCGTCTCCACCCGCACCACGGTCGTCCTGTCCACCCCGTACGAGGCGCGCCCGCCGCAGATCTAG
- a CDS encoding polyprenol monophosphomannose synthase — MNDGGQRRFGPLGSVLVIIPTYDEAENIKPIVSRVRAAVPEAHILVADDNSPDGTGKLADELAAEDDHVHVLHRKGKEGLGAAYLAGFRWGMEHDYGVLVEMDADGSHQPEELPRLLTALKGADLVLGSRWVPGGRVVNWPKSREFISRGGSTYSRLMLGLQTRDVTGGYRAFRAETLKGIGLDEVASQGYCFQVDLARRAIEAGFHVVEVPITFVDREVGDSKMSKDILVEALWRVTAWGVTSRTNKVLGRRTP, encoded by the coding sequence GTGAACGACGGCGGTCAGCGGCGATTCGGCCCGCTCGGCAGTGTCTTGGTGATCATCCCGACCTATGACGAGGCCGAGAACATCAAGCCGATCGTGAGCCGGGTGCGCGCCGCCGTGCCGGAGGCCCACATTCTCGTCGCCGACGACAACAGCCCCGACGGGACGGGCAAGCTCGCCGACGAGCTGGCCGCGGAGGACGACCACGTCCACGTCCTGCACCGCAAGGGCAAGGAAGGGCTCGGCGCGGCCTATCTCGCCGGCTTCCGCTGGGGCATGGAGCACGACTACGGCGTCCTGGTCGAGATGGACGCCGACGGCTCCCACCAGCCCGAGGAGCTGCCCCGGCTGCTCACAGCGCTCAAGGGCGCGGACCTGGTCCTCGGCTCCCGCTGGGTGCCCGGCGGCCGGGTGGTGAACTGGCCCAAGTCCCGCGAGTTCATCTCGCGCGGCGGCAGCACGTACTCCCGCCTCATGCTGGGCCTGCAGACCCGGGACGTGACCGGCGGCTACCGGGCCTTCCGCGCCGAGACCCTGAAGGGCATCGGGCTCGACGAGGTCGCCTCGCAGGGCTACTGCTTCCAGGTCGACCTGGCCCGCCGCGCGATCGAGGCCGGCTTCCATGTGGTCGAGGTGCCGATCACCTTCGTGGACCGCGAGGTCGGCGACTCCAAGATGAGCAAGGACATCCTGGTCGAGGCGCTCTGGCGGGTGACCGCCTGGGGCGTGACCAGCCGGACGAACAAGGTGCTCGGCCGCCGTACCCCCTGA
- a CDS encoding MFS transporter yields the protein MTAGTTDTAEPAEGAAGPDGPAARRREQRGWYFYDFACSVYSTSVVTVFLGPYLTSVAKAAADPDGFVHPLGIPVRAGSLFAYAVSASLVLAIVLMPVVGAAADRTGRKKPLLAATAYTGAAATTAMFFLAGDRYLLGAFLLIVANAATAVAMMVYNSYLPQIAEPEERDDVSSRGWAFGYTSGALVLVLNLVLYSGHDSFGLSESEAVRICLASAGLWWGVFTVIPLRRLRDRRVAPGGGGAATGSGWRQLRATLADMRRHPLTLSFLLAYLVYNDGVQTVISQASVYGSEELDLGQSTLITAVLLVQVLAVAGALAMGRVARVYGAKRTILGSLVVWTLILVAGYFLPAGSPVYFYVLAAAIGLVLGGSQALSRSLFSHLVPRGKEAEYFSAYEMSDRGLSWLGPLVFGLAYQLTGSYRDAIISLVVFFVVGSVLLARVPLRRAVAAAGNPVPERI from the coding sequence ATGACGGCCGGGACCACAGACACCGCCGAGCCGGCCGAGGGCGCGGCCGGTCCGGACGGCCCGGCCGCGCGGCGCAGGGAGCAGCGCGGCTGGTACTTCTACGACTTCGCGTGCTCCGTCTACTCCACGAGCGTCGTCACGGTCTTCCTCGGCCCGTATCTGACCTCGGTCGCCAAGGCCGCCGCGGACCCCGACGGCTTCGTCCACCCGCTGGGCATCCCGGTGCGCGCCGGGTCGCTCTTCGCGTATGCGGTGTCGGCCTCGCTCGTCCTGGCGATCGTCCTGATGCCCGTGGTGGGCGCGGCGGCCGACCGTACGGGCCGCAAGAAGCCGCTCCTCGCGGCGACGGCGTACACCGGGGCCGCGGCGACGACCGCCATGTTCTTCCTGGCCGGGGACCGCTATCTGCTCGGCGCCTTCCTGCTCATCGTGGCGAACGCCGCGACGGCGGTGGCGATGATGGTCTACAACTCCTACCTGCCGCAGATCGCGGAGCCCGAGGAGCGCGACGACGTCTCCTCGCGCGGGTGGGCGTTCGGCTACACCTCCGGGGCGCTGGTCCTCGTACTGAATCTGGTCCTGTACTCGGGCCACGACTCCTTCGGCCTCTCCGAGTCCGAGGCGGTACGGATCTGTCTGGCGTCGGCGGGCCTGTGGTGGGGCGTCTTCACCGTCATCCCGCTGCGCCGGCTGCGCGACCGCCGGGTGGCGCCGGGCGGCGGCGGTGCGGCGACGGGCTCGGGGTGGCGGCAGCTGCGGGCCACGCTGGCGGACATGCGGCGCCATCCGCTGACCCTGTCCTTCCTGCTCGCCTACCTGGTCTACAACGACGGCGTGCAGACCGTGATCTCGCAGGCGTCGGTGTACGGCTCCGAGGAGCTGGACCTCGGCCAGTCGACGCTGATCACGGCGGTGCTGCTGGTGCAGGTGCTCGCGGTGGCCGGGGCACTGGCGATGGGCCGGGTGGCCCGGGTGTACGGGGCGAAGCGCACGATCCTGGGCTCGCTGGTGGTGTGGACGCTGATCCTGGTCGCCGGGTACTTCCTGCCGGCCGGCTCGCCCGTCTACTTCTATGTGCTGGCGGCGGCGATCGGTCTGGTCCTGGGCGGCAGCCAGGCGCTGTCGCGCTCCCTGTTCTCGCACCTGGTGCCGCGCGGCAAGGAGGCCGAGTACTTCTCGGCGTACGAGATGAGCGACCGCGGGCTGAGCTGGCTGGGGCCCCTGGTCTTCGGTCTGGCCTACCAGCTGACCGGCAGCTACCGGGACGCGATCATCTCGCTGGTGGTCTTCTTCGTCGTGGGCTCGGTACTGCTCGCGCGGGTCCCGCTCCGGCGTGCGGTGGCGGCGGCGGGAAACCCCGTACCGGAGCGGATTTAG
- the fxsA gene encoding FxsA family membrane protein, with translation MTTGTPPQTARRRSRARTFVPLAVAAWAVLEIWLLILVADAAGGLTVVILLAAGIVLGAAVIKSAGRRAFRNLTETLQRMPGQPGADGSSPADPESGRGNGFLMLGGLLIMIPGLISDVAGLLLLVPPVRTALSRYAERSLDRRMRTAAPGGFSDAFQQARIHRPDGKVVQGEVIRDEPSGPNDEPRPPLTR, from the coding sequence ATGACGACCGGCACACCGCCCCAGACCGCCCGCAGACGCTCGCGCGCCCGGACCTTCGTACCCCTCGCCGTCGCCGCCTGGGCGGTGCTGGAGATCTGGCTGCTGATCCTGGTGGCGGACGCCGCGGGCGGGCTGACCGTCGTGATCCTGCTGGCCGCCGGGATCGTGCTCGGCGCCGCGGTGATCAAGAGCGCGGGCCGCCGGGCCTTCCGCAATCTCACGGAGACGCTTCAGCGGATGCCGGGGCAGCCGGGCGCGGACGGCTCCTCGCCCGCCGACCCCGAGAGCGGCCGGGGCAACGGCTTCCTGATGCTCGGCGGGCTGCTGATCATGATCCCCGGCCTGATCTCGGACGTGGCCGGGCTGCTGCTCCTCGTCCCGCCGGTGCGCACGGCACTCAGCCGTTACGCGGAACGCTCGCTGGACCGCCGCATGCGGACGGCCGCCCCCGGCGGCTTCTCGGACGCCTTCCAGCAGGCCCGCATCCACCGCCCGGACGGCAAGGTGGTCCAGGGCGAGGTCATCCGCGACGAGCCCTCCGGCCCGAACGACGAGCCCCGCCCGCCGCTGACGCGGTGA
- a CDS encoding glycerophosphodiester phosphodiesterase, producing MTSERHPYLDHPAPLAFAHRGGAADGAENTAAAFRRAADAGYRYFETDVHASADGRLVAFHDATLDRVTDARGRLAELPWSEIRRARVAGREPLPLFEELLETFPEARWNVDVKAEAALEPLLELIRATGAWDRVCVGSFSEARVARAHRLGGPRLATSYGVRGVLGLRLRSYGIPAALRAGAVCAQVPESQNGIRVVDRRFVREAHARGLQVHVWTVNEPERMAALLDLGVDGIMTDHIETLRTVLSERGAWA from the coding sequence GTGACCTCCGAACGCCACCCCTATCTGGACCACCCCGCTCCGCTCGCGTTCGCCCACCGGGGCGGGGCGGCGGACGGCGCCGAGAACACGGCGGCCGCCTTCCGCCGCGCCGCCGACGCCGGGTACCGCTACTTCGAGACCGATGTGCACGCCTCGGCGGACGGCCGGCTCGTCGCCTTCCACGACGCGACGCTGGACCGGGTGACGGACGCCCGGGGCCGCCTGGCCGAGCTTCCGTGGAGCGAGATACGCCGGGCCCGGGTCGCCGGGCGCGAGCCGCTGCCGCTGTTCGAGGAACTGCTGGAGACCTTCCCCGAGGCCCGGTGGAACGTGGACGTCAAGGCGGAGGCCGCCCTCGAACCGCTCCTGGAGCTGATCCGGGCGACGGGCGCCTGGGACCGGGTGTGCGTCGGCTCGTTCTCCGAGGCCCGGGTCGCCAGGGCGCACCGGCTGGGCGGCCCGCGCCTGGCCACCTCGTACGGCGTGCGCGGGGTGCTCGGCCTGCGGCTGCGCTCGTACGGCATCCCGGCGGCGCTGCGCGCCGGGGCGGTGTGCGCACAGGTGCCGGAGAGTCAGAACGGCATCCGGGTCGTCGACCGCCGCTTCGTGCGCGAGGCCCACGCGCGGGGGCTCCAGGTGCATGTGTGGACGGTGAACGAACCGGAGCGGATGGCCGCTCTCCTGGACCTCGGTGTGGATGGCATCATGACCGATCACATCGAGACGCTGCGCACGGTGCTGAGCGAGCGGGGGGCCTGGGCCTGA
- a CDS encoding acyl-CoA dehydrogenase family protein: protein MSDRAPQWVERRLPTEESVQLIDLVRDIAQREIAPGAAEEEEAGRFPREIFTLLSESGLLGLPYDSEHGGGDQPYEVYLQVLEELSAARLTVGLGVSVHSLACHGLAGYGTKEQRAEHLPSMLSGGLLGAYCLSEPASGSDAASLRTKAVRDGDDWVITGTKAWITHGGIADFYTVLARTGAEGARGITAFLVPGDAAGLSAAVPEKKMGMKGSPTAQLHFDGVRIPDARRIGEEGQGFAIALSALDSGRLGIAACAIGVAQGALNEALGYATGRKQFGRPIADFQGLRFMLADMATRIEAGRALYLEAARLRDAGRPFSRQAAMAKLFCTDAAMQVTTDAVQVLGGYGYTQDFPVERLMREAKVLQIVEGTNQIQRMVIARHLAGPESR, encoded by the coding sequence ATGTCCGACCGTGCCCCGCAGTGGGTCGAACGCCGTCTGCCCACCGAGGAATCCGTCCAACTGATCGACCTCGTACGGGACATCGCCCAGCGGGAGATCGCCCCCGGGGCGGCCGAGGAGGAGGAAGCGGGCCGCTTCCCCCGCGAGATCTTCACCCTGCTCTCCGAGTCCGGCCTGCTCGGCCTGCCCTACGACTCCGAACACGGCGGCGGCGACCAGCCGTACGAGGTCTACCTCCAGGTCCTCGAAGAGCTGAGCGCCGCCCGGCTCACCGTCGGCCTCGGCGTCAGCGTCCACTCCCTCGCCTGCCACGGACTCGCCGGCTACGGCACCAAGGAGCAGCGCGCCGAACACCTCCCGTCGATGCTCTCCGGCGGCCTGCTCGGTGCCTACTGCCTCTCCGAACCCGCCTCCGGCTCCGACGCCGCCTCGCTGCGCACCAAGGCCGTACGGGACGGCGACGACTGGGTGATCACCGGCACCAAGGCATGGATCACGCACGGCGGCATCGCGGACTTCTACACCGTGCTGGCCCGCACCGGCGCCGAGGGCGCCCGGGGCATCACCGCCTTCCTCGTCCCCGGTGACGCCGCCGGGCTGAGCGCGGCCGTCCCCGAGAAGAAGATGGGCATGAAGGGCTCGCCCACCGCCCAGCTCCACTTCGACGGCGTCCGCATCCCCGACGCCCGCCGGATCGGCGAGGAGGGCCAGGGCTTCGCCATCGCCCTCTCCGCCCTCGACTCCGGCCGCCTCGGCATCGCCGCCTGCGCCATCGGAGTCGCCCAGGGCGCCCTGAACGAGGCCCTCGGCTACGCCACCGGCCGCAAGCAGTTCGGGCGCCCCATCGCGGACTTCCAGGGCCTGCGGTTCATGCTCGCCGACATGGCGACCCGCATCGAGGCCGGCCGCGCGCTCTATCTGGAAGCCGCCCGGCTCAGGGACGCCGGCCGCCCCTTCTCCCGCCAGGCCGCCATGGCCAAGCTCTTCTGCACGGACGCCGCGATGCAGGTGACCACCGACGCCGTCCAGGTGCTCGGCGGCTACGGCTACACGCAGGACTTCCCCGTCGAACGCCTCATGCGTGAGGCCAAGGTGCTCCAGATCGTGGAGGGCACCAACCAGATTCAGCGGATGGTCATCGCGCGCCACCTCGCGGGCCCTGAGTCCCGCTGA